The region GAAATGATGTAAATGGTAAAGGTGCCTCACCAAAATTCCATGTCTTTTTGTCTTTTCCAAATGAAAATAGAAACATATTCCCATGTTCAAAATCAACTTTAATATCGGTCTCGTTATAATAACGCAATGCCAATTCTAAATCCTGAAGATAAGTGCTCATCCGAAGCACCTCAGATTCATCCATATTATATGGATAATATCCAGGCTCAAAAGACAGAAAGTAAAGCCACTGATTTTTACCGCGGTATGAGTAACCTAAGTCTTTGATAAGCTTTCTCTGCTTACCGGTTAGTTCCTCGCGATTTCCCCAATAGCATGTAAGATTTTTCTGATTAAACATGGCATATTCCGGTTTCAGATTCATACTCTGCTGCATTGGAAGCATCAGAAAACTGTTAAGACCTTCATAGCCCTCATAAACAGCTATACCATAACAGTCTCCGCCCCGACCAAGTATACTATAAAATACAGTGTCCTCCTTAGCGCCACTTCTGACAGCAATCAAATCCATATCCCAAAGCTTTTCCCATGGTTTCAATTCTTTTATACGGGTTGCTACTTCATACAACTGTTTCCATTGTTCTAACAACGCTTCTTTTCTCATGTGTCTATCTCCTTCTGAATCCGTACTCCTGTTTCAGTCTTTCAAATATCTCAAAAGCTACCGGGCATATGGCGACAGTGTCCAACATGCCAAGCAAGCTACATAACCGTTCCGGCTGGTCTGTATATGGATACTTCTTGCAGCTATCCGGTTTGCAATCCCCTAATTTACAGTTGCCATCTTCCTGTAAAAAATCACAGGGCATATGCTTTGTATGATATCCAATACCGCACGCTTCTTTTTCCAAAAAGAAATCTATGAATTGCTCAACTGTAATACCCAAATATTCCGCATCTTTTTCAACATCCTCTTCCGGAATACTACCCTTATACATTT is a window of Enterocloster clostridioformis DNA encoding:
- a CDS encoding YkgJ family cysteine cluster protein, which encodes MIHPDKIGMEAKKREDENYKFRSFLKGHADEEELDKQFLRLHKELFADYDCNKCRNCCKMYKGSIPEEDVEKDAEYLGITVEQFIDFFLEKEACGIGYHTKHMPCDFLQEDGNCKLGDCKPDSCKKYPYTDQPERLCSLLGMLDTVAICPVAFEIFERLKQEYGFRRR
- a CDS encoding DUF7309 domain-containing protein produces the protein MRKEALLEQWKQLYEVATRIKELKPWEKLWDMDLIAVRSGAKEDTVFYSILGRGGDCYGIAVYEGYEGLNSFLMLPMQQSMNLKPEYAMFNQKNLTCYWGNREELTGKQRKLIKDLGYSYRGKNQWLYFLSFEPGYYPYNMDESEVLRMSTYLQDLELALRYYNETDIKVDFEHGNMFLFSFGKDKKTWNFGEAPLPFTSFQFGNLLITDEELLSDLAKAPKCDAVLEADVSVLGVSVADKKYERPGNPALSLLGDANTGTIIKFEMLEPDDDPIVMLAEILIGFIFQFGSPKEIRVSNIIVEAGLEQICDVCKIKLRRVKRLRGLDEFMLGMQRFGL